GCTGACGCCGAACATCACCGACATTACCGTGGTGGCCCGGCATGCCGTCAAGGGCGGAGCGGATGCAATCAGCCTGATCAATACAATCAACAGTCTGGCCGGGGTGGACATCCACAGCTGGAATACGATTCCGAATGTCGGCGGCCAGGGGGCGCACGGCGGTTATTGCGGCCCTGCCGTTAAGCCGATTGCCCTTAGCATGGTGGCGGAATGTGCCCGGGACCGTGAAGTCGGCGTGCCGATCTCCGGCATCGGCGGCATCTCCACCTGGCAGGATGTCGTCGAATTCATGCTGATGGGCTCAACAGGGATTCAGGTCTGCACAGCGGTTATGCATCATGGCTTCAGGATTGTGGAGGAGATGATCGACGGTCTGAACCATTACCTGGACGAGAAGGGACTGGCTTCGGTAACCGAGCTGATTGGCAAGTCGGTGCCCAAGTATTCCAACTGGGGCGATCTTGATCTTAACTATCAAGTCGTTGCGCGGATCAACGAGGAGAACTGCATCAACTGCAATAAATGCCATATTGCCTGTGAAGACGCCTCTCATCAATGCATCGATATGCTGACGAATGCGGAGGGCAAGGCGATTCTGCAAGTGCGTGAGGAGGATTGTGTAGGCTGCAATCTGTGTTCGATTGTCTGCCCGGCAGACAGAGCCATTGATATGATTGCGCTGGACAATGGAGCGGCCCCGATGAGCTGGAATCAGCGCAGCCGGATCATCAGCGGGGTCAACGGTGCTTATTCGGAAGCGGAGGCGGGTTAAGATGAAGAAGATCATCAAGCACGGAATGATCGTTACAGCGGCAGATACGTATACGGGGGATGTCCTGATTGAGGATGGAATCATCAGCGGCATCGGCCTGAATCTGGAAGCGCCGGGAGCGGAGATCATTGATGCTTCCGGCTGTTATGTCTTTCCGGGAGGGATTGATCCCCACACCCATCTGGATATGCCCTTCGGCGGTACGGTTACCGCCGATGACTTCGAGACCGGTACGATTGCCGCTGCTTACGGCGGAACCACCACGGTCATCGACTTCTGCCTGACCACGAAGGGGCAGCCGCTTCAGCAGGCCGTAGATACCTGGCATCACAAATCGCAGGATAAAGCGGTCATCGACTACAGCTTCCACCTGATGGTGTCAGAGCTGAATGACAAGGTGCTCAGCGAGCTGCCGCAGATTATCGAGCAGGAGGGCATCACCTCGCTGAAGGTGTTCATGGCCTACAAGAACACGTTCCAGGCGGACGACGGGGTGTTGTATAAGACGCTTCAGGCGGCGAAGCGCGAAGGGGCGCTGGTCATGGTGCATGCCGAGAACGGGGATGTCATTGAGTATCTGGTGGACCAGGCGCTTGCCGCAGGCAACACCGATCCGCTCTATCATGCGCTGACCCGCCCCCCTGAACTGGAGGGCGAGGCGACGGGCCGGGCGGCTTATTTGACCGGGCTGACGGATTCACAGCTCTATGTGGTGCATGTTACCTGCGCCGAGGCAGCCTGGAAGATTGCCGAAGCCCGCAAGAAAGGGCTGCGCGTCTACGGCGAGACCTGCCCGCAGTATCTGGTGCTCGATCAGTCGGCGCTGGCGAAGCCGGACTTCGAAGGCGCCAAGTATGTCTGGTCTCCTCCGCTGCGCGAGCAGTGGAATCAGGAGGTCCTCTGGGATGCCCTCTGGAGCGGGACGCTGCAGACCATCGGCTCTGACCAGTGCTCGTTCAACTTCAAGGGGCAGAAGGAGCTGGGACGGGGAGATTTCTCGAAGATCCCGAACGGTGGACCCACCATCGAAGACCGGTTCAGTGTCCTCTACTCCGAAGGGGTGCAGAAGGGGCGGATCACGCTCAACAAATTCGTGGATATCATCGCCACCTCAAGCGCCAAGCTGTTCGGCCTGTTCCCGCAAAAGGGTACGATTGCCGTGGGCAGCGATGCCGATATCGTGATCTTCGATCCTGCAGTGGAACGGACACTGTCGGCAGAGACCCATCATATGAATGTGGACTACAATCCGTTCGAGGGGCTTATGGTCAAGGGCGAGCCGGTCTCTGTGCTTAGCAGGGGAGAGTTCGTGATCCGTGACAAGGTATTTGTCGGTGCCGCAGGACAGGGTAAATACCTGCACCGCAAGCGCTTCGAGGCCGAGGCTCCCCATCCGGCCCAGACTGAAATCAGCGGAGGAGTGGTCTGAGATGTCAGCATTTGCAGAGTTCGACCGGGAACGGCAGGAAATCGACAATCTCATCGGGCTGGGCTATACCATTGCCGGAATCTATGAAGATCTGGACGGTGCCAGGGTTACCTTCATCCGCAGTGAACCGGCCGGCGGACCGGTGGAGCTGCTGCTGCTCACAGCGGACGCGCGCAAGCATGTGACGACCCTGCTTGTTGGCCGAACCCGACAGACTGCGGCTGAGATTCATAGGTGAACCCGCATTACATTTATCAATCCTCCTTATATTCCTGACGAAGGATCGACATGATGGTCAGCGATTCAAATCCACCCTCCGTGTATACATTCGCGGAGGGTGCCTTCCTTTTTGAAACCGGACGCTTCATAAGTACAAGAATTATAGACGGCAGCCAATTATGTAAGGGATATGTATGTGGATGAAGCTGCCGCAGTTGCAGGGTACACTGCTACGTCAGACGGTTAACGGACTCCAGTGCAGAGAAGACGGAGACGGACGGAGATTGGGTAATTTCGATCCTTGCCGGGGCGTTCGCAGTGACATCGGGCGAGTAGAGATAGATGCTATTCGCGGCTTCAGAGGTGCGGATTCTGGTGAATTCATTGGCCAGGCTGATCGTTGCGGAGGAGGCAAGCGTAAGTTCTTTGACCCTCAGCTTGAACGTGACCAGCGTCTGATCTACTGCCGGAATCGCCTGCTGCCCGCTGCGCGCTTCAACCTGAATATCAATGCCGCGCATATTTGTGTTCTTACCGAGATAGATACTGCCATCCACGGGACTCTGGAAATTGAACTGGAACAGGTCATCTACCTCACTTCCAGCCGTATAATTTCCTTCCGCATAGACCGAATCCTGTGTATATTCAAGGTTATCAAATACCTGGCTGTCATATTGGATAATGAAGTTAAGATAGCTGTAGCCACGGTCATTTGGCGCGAAGTCTTTTAAATGCACCAGCACGGTAACTTCATCCCCCGGATTATAGGCCTCTTTGTCAGTGGTCACCTCAACAGACATCACAGGAGCGGTGTTATCCACTGCAGCCTCACGAATCATGGACATCATAAGCGGCAGTACCTTCATCCCTCTGATTGCACGCTTGAACCTATTCCTTTTATTCATGTTACATCCCCCATTGCCATCATAATGATGCATCCCTATGCACGAATGATCTTGTATATGAACAATGGTAACAATTGTCACTGATAAAACACTGATAAACGTCGAAATGTGGCGTAAAATATCGAATATTTTTGTATTGTGAATACATATAAGTATAAAAAAAGTTATTTTTCTCTGTAGCATCATTCCTTTAGACAACTTTCTTATGAAAAACTGCAAGTATAATGTCGTATTTTACAATATATTGATATAGTTGTTTAAAAACTTTGTAAAATCTATATTTTAAAAAAAAGTTTGCAAGATAGAAAAAATGGAATAGTATGGACTCTTTAATTACAAATATTTCTTTTTATGAGAGGATGATTTAATAAAAGGATTTTTATTAAAAAAATTAAATTATAAGGAGAAAAAAATGAACTTTAAAAATGCGGCAATGTCAGTAATAATTATGAGCTCGTTGTTATTTTCTTCATCTGTAGGAGCAGAATCAGCAAATCTCTTAGAAGTAGCTAATGATCCAGCAAATGGTGTTAAGATTCTAAATGAGATAGGTATTTCACAGAATGTGGTTGATCAATTTATCTCGGAGGCTGCTAGCGAGGTTCAGAAAGAGAAGCTTATAAAAAGTTTAAAAAGATTTGCTACTGCATCATTTTCAGAGCAAGTGTATGATTATATAAGTGTTGCAGAAGATGGTTATTATTTTTACGAGGAAGATGTTAATCATGAAAAGAAAGCGTTCTTTATTCCCGTTGATCACTCGGAATTAAATATATCAACTTCTGGAACTATTGCTGCACCATCACAAGTAGTCAAAGAGTCTGGTGAGAATGCTTATACCTATATTGGTTTTATGGCTGGAGCTAACTCTGCTGATATGGGATTAATGTATGATGATTCTGTGGGTATAGGTAATGCTGAGAAAGGGTGGAAGCCTGCAATTCAAATTAATGGTAGTACCACTAATGCTTCATTTGAAGCGCCTTATAATCAAGTTCAGAGTGCTAATGCCTACATGGCAGGTTCTCAAGTTACTTTTTATGCATGGTACAATAATAATAAGAAAATCCGTTTGAAAATTGATGGTACTGCTATTTGTGGTGATATTGGGTGTAGTAGTTCAGCTGATAAACCGTTGACAACAATAGTAGTATCCAATACCGATTATAATATTCAATCATCAAGTTTTCAGAAGTGGAAGCTCTTATCAGTAGTGACTGGAGATGAGGACGGAAGAAACAAGTCGGAATTTACTAATATCAAAGTTGACGGAGTGCCTGTGCCTAGTATTTGGAATATTAGGGAGTTGGCTATATCACTTAAGATTCTTCGATGAAATAAAAACCAAAGGAGCTGAATTGTAAGATATGAGCAAATCAATAAAAGTGCTGTTCTCATTTTTCCTTGTTATATTCTTTATTGCAATGGTCAGTAAAGAGTCTGCTTTTGCGAAAAATGGAATTAGAGTGATTTTGTATGGAAATCCCATTCAAGAAAAGCACTCACCAATTATGAAGAACAACACGGTATTGGTTCCATTTAAAGGGATATTCGAAAAATTGGGTTTTAATGTTAGTTACGACTCAGCAAGCAAAACAATTTCTGTTCAGAAGACAGGCACTACTATTAAATTAGTAATTAATCAAAATACGGCTTGGATAAATGATACTCCAACTATACTTCAAGTAGCTCCACAGATAATTGATGGGGCAACGTTTGTACCACTTCGTTTTATTGGGGAAGCCAGCGGACTCGAAGTGAAGTGGTACGGGGACTCTCAGATTGTTTCATTATACTCTAAGCAAAATCTTTTTCCGGTATCACGCGGAGGGAAATTTGGCTATATTGATACGGAAGGCAAAATTGTTATTGATTATCAAACAAAATTTACAGATGCCTATGCCTTTAATGAAGGGCTAGCCATTGTTTATTCAAATGCTAAATTTGACGGATTCATCAATCAACAAGGGAATAAAGTAATACCTAAGGGAAATTATTATGATGCCAAGGAATTTTCAGAAGGACTTGCAGCGTATAGAACGCTTAAAACTGCAACTGATTTTGCTGTATCTAACTATGGTTATATGGATCTTACAGGAACTAGTGTTATTAAACCGCAATTCAAAAAAGCTAATAATTTCTCCGAAGGATTGGCTGCTGTCCAAGTGGGAAGTGGATATGGATACATTAATTCTTCCGGGAAAATAGTAATAAAAGCCCAATATAACAGCGCTGAGGATTTCTCTGAAGGTGCTGCTCTGGTTACAATAAATGGAATATCCCATTATATTGATAAGAAAGGGAAGTTTTTGTTCAATTCAAGTTATAAAAATGGGGAGTCTTTTTCAGAGGGATTGGCGGCTGTTAAAGCAGGAGCTAACTATGGCTTTATTAATAAGAAAGGAAAATTAGAGATTCCTGCTATTTATGAGGAGGTCCACTCTTTTTCGGAAGGATTGGCGGCTGTTAAAATAAATGGAAAGTCAGGTTATATAGATAACAAAGGAAAACTACTTATTCCTAACCAATTTGATGCAGCGAGTGACTTTCATGAAGGACTTGCAGTTGCCGAATCGGGAGGGAAGACCGGATTCATTAATAAAACAGGGGCTTGGGTTATTCAACCAACGCTTGATTGGGCTGGACGCTTTTCTAAGGGGCTTTCTTACGCATATAGTGTTGATGGAGAAGTATACATTAATAAAAATGGTCAGATTGTGTGGAGAAGAAGCCAACCTTAACAGAGGAATGAGAAATGATGAAAAAGCCACAATATGAACAAAATTAATTTTCGTAGCAAGTCTTTATATGCAACTATTTCTATATTTTCTATTCTTGTAATATTTTTAGTGCTTATTGTTGTGTACAATAGTAATTCGCCTGAAATATCCGCATTGGAGAAGATGCCAAACTATACAGAAATTAAAGGGAAGTATAATGCTGAAGGATTGAAATATGAAAAACAACCGCGTATGGGAAATGCCAATGCAAAAGTAAAGATTATTGAGTTTGCAGATTTTAAATGCCCCGCATGTAAAAAATGGAAGGAGGCAAATTGGGATAGTTTAAAGAAGGAGTTCTTAGATACGGGAAAAGCGGAAATTTATTTTGTTAACTATGCATTCATAGACCGTGATTCTATTCTTGCGGCAAGCGCAGGAGAAGCTATTGCCAAACAGAATAATGAGAAGTTTTGGGAATACTATGAAAAGCTGTATGACCATCAAGGGGATGAAACTGAAATTTGGGCAACTCCAGGATTCCTTTTGGATTTTGTGAAGAATAATATTGATGGCATTGATTATAAATTATTTGAGGAGGATTTCAAAGGCCATAAATATATGTTGGATGTTAAGGAAGATTATAAAACTGCTGGACATTATGGAATTAATGGTACACCACAGTTTATGGTTAACGGGAAGCTCCTTCCTGATGCCTCTTATCAGGGTTTGTCCTCAGCTATCGAAAATGAATTATCATCTAAATAATACAAGTGAATAAAAGAAAGTTCATGATAAAAAAGACTGACTGTAAACGTAGATGTATTTTAAAGGGACGATAATCATTCGCCAAGTTCGAGTGATTATCGTCTTTTTTACTGTTAGCTTCCTAGAGTATATGATAAAAAATATTTCTCATTGTCTCGAAAGCATTCTCAGCCCCCCTATCTCCCCAACCTCCGGTACGCTTCCACGAACCAGTCCGGCAACGCATCGCCGGTCTCTGCGATGTAGGATTCGCTGAATTGGGTGAATTTGCGCTGGGCGCGCAGGGGCTTGTCGGTCTCGTAATAGATGGCGATCAGCCGCAGGGCGTAGCTCTCCTCCAGCGGCTCCAGCTCCGTCAGGCGCACGGCGTAATCTTCGGCCTCGTGTGGCCGTGCAGCCTGCACCAATCCCAGCGTAAGCTGCTCCAGCAGCTTGAGGTACAGCCGGCGGTATTTGTCACGGGCGGAATACACCCAGAGGCTGTCCAGTGACTGAAGCAGATCACCGGTGTACAGGGCGCAGGCCTTCTGCAGTTCCTCCAGTTGGCTATTCTGCATTGCAAGGGCCGCAGCTTCCTGGAATTTCTCAATGTCCCCCTCAATCCCCCTCGATTCCAGCCTGTAATTCTCCCTGCCGAAGGTCAGCTCAATGCGATCCTCCAGCGCAGCCTTCTTTAAGGTTTTGCGGATCTGATAGACTGTGGTGTGCAGATATTGCTTTCCCTTCTCATAGTTCCATTGCGGAAACACATCATTCAGAATTACGCTTACGCTGCCCTGCCTGTGAATCCACAGATACGCAAATAATTCCTGTGCTTTATGAGTCCTCCACTTCACTAAGCCCTGAGGGCTGGTCAATTTATAATCCCCCAGGAGGCGGAACGCGGTTGTCATCCCGGCTGCTCCGGCTGCTCCGGTTGCCCCGGCAGCTTCGGCAGCCGCCGGCGATAGACGCTTACTGAGCAGCTTGTTCCACGTCTTCAGCAGGCGGGAGGGGGCTACGGGCTTCAGGAGATAATCCATTGCCGACAGCTCGAAGGCTTCTACAGCATAATTCCGGTAGGCCGTCACAAATACGATATCCGTACCCGGGGAGAAGGGGAGCAGTTTCTCGGCAAAAGCCAGGCCGGATAGCTCAGGCATCTGGATGTCCAGGAACAGAACATCCGGCTTCAGTTCCGCAGCAGCAGCGAGGGCTTCGCGCGGGTTATCATACGTCAGGACAGAGGAAATTCCTTCACACTGGAGCAGCAGCTCCTTCATTTGCTCCAGTGCCGGCCATTCGTCATCAATTACCATTACAGAGATGCTCATACTCTGGTGACCTCATCCTTCCATGGGATTGTTATCACTACATCTATACCTCCGCTCGCTCCCCGTGTAAGGATAAGCGGTCGCCCGAACTGTGTCAGCAGCCGGCGGTTAATGTTCCGCAGGCCGATTCCGGTGCCTTCTCCATGTGGAGAACGGTAATCGTCCTTCATCCACGAGGACAGCTGTTCATCGCTCATTCCCTTTCCGTTGTCCGAGACGGTAATCAGGATATCATCGCCCTCCTGCCGGGTGGAGATGATAACCGTTCCTCCGCCGATCTTCTCCATCAGTCCGTGACGGACGGCATTCTCCACGATGGGCTGCACAATCAGCGGCGGCAGCGGGAATTCACTAACCCCGATATGATACTCGGTGTTCAGCCGCTTTCCGAAACGGGCCTGCTCCAGCGACAGATAGGCTTGGATCAGCTCCAGCTCCTTCTCAAACGGTATAGCGGTCTCCTGATTGTTGAAGTCGAAGCTGCCACGCAGGAAATGGCTCAGATCATATAACAGCAGCTGAGTCTTCTCGGTGTCACGCGAACTCATCCAGATGATTGTATTAATCGCGTTGTAGAGAAAATGCGGCTTAATCTGCGCACGCAGCATGGCGATCTCTGAACTTAGCCGGTCGGAGACGGATCTTCTCAGCTGTACCAGCGTATTGACACGTCCCTTGAGATCACTCCAGGCATAAGGCTTATGGATGAAGTCATTGGCTCCAGCGCGGAAGGCCGCCTCATTGAAGTGAAGCTGCTGCCCGGCTGTTGCCATCAGGACCGGCAGATCCAGCGGAGTGAAGGTCTGGCGGATAATCCTGCACAGCTCAAGGCCCGACATTCCCGGCATCATGACATCGATGATGCAGAGGTCGAAATCACGGTTCTCCGCCAGCAAAGCCAACGCTTCCTTACCGCTGCCCGTACTGGAGATCTTGTAATTCTCCAGCGACAGCAGGTTAGTCAGTGCCTTCAGATTGGCGTAATCATCATCCACAACCAGAATGCGGGGAGCGTATGGATCTGCCTGTCCGATGGAATGCACTAATGGAATTCTCCGGTACTTCCAGTCATCTTCCATGGCTTCCGGCGTTGGTTTTACCGGCATGATCAGCAACTGCCGGTCGTCTAGCTCCCGGGCAACTGGCATGTCAGCCTGCTGAGCGGGAAGCGTGAAGGTGAAGCTGCTTCCGAGGCCAAGCGCGGAGGACAAAGTAATGCTTCCCCCGTGCAATTCTACAAGCTTGCGGGTGATAGCCAGCCCCAGCCCCAGCCCGCCTGTCTCCAGCGAGTCAGCTTCATTGACCTGCTCGTAATCACGAAAGATATTCTCGAGCTGTTCCTCGGGAATGCCCCGACCGGTATCGGAGACCGTGACCGAGATGGAATCATCGAGCTGAGCAGCCTCAATAATCACACTGCCGCGATCTGTGAATTTCAGTGCATTATCCAGCAGGTTGTAGAGGATCTGCATCAGCCGTTGTTCATCGGCATGGACCAGGAACGCAGCAGGTGGAATGCGGTTCTTGATGCGGATCTCGCCGTTCTTGTTCAGAAACCGGAAGACCTCAATTACAATCTCCGCAACGCCTTGAACATCGACGGTATCCCGGTGCAGTGTAATCAGCTCCCGCTTGATCTGTTCATAATCGACGATATCCCTCACCAGGAAGGCGAGCCGTCTTCCGGTTCCGAGAATGAGCCGCATATCCTCGCGCTGGGATGGGCTGAGCGGCCCGCCGGCACCCTCATACATGGATAGCGAAATATTGATTATGGCATTTAGCGGTGTACGCAGCTGGGTTGAGGTCCTGAACAAGAACTCATCCTTGTCTCTGTCCTTACGTTCGAGCTGAAGGGAGAGCTGCTTGATCTTCTGATAGGCATGCGCATGGCGTGCAGACAGGAACAATCCCTCGGCGAGGATGAAGATCGGGCCGGATACCGGCGGGATTGCATATAACCCCGTGCCCAGAAACAAATTGGCTGAGAGCGAGGTGGTAAACAAAAACGCAGCGATTACGCCGATGAGCAGATAATAAGAACCGGTCTCCCGCCGCCAAGCAGCCTTCGCCATGACGTAGAAGGTGTAGCAGATGGAGATGAGGCTGAAAATCAGTAGTATGTTTGTGACACGGGAGTATACACGGATTGTACTTGTAAGTACGATCACACAGAATCCCAGTGAATACACAAGGGTAATCCGCCGGAAGAGCAAGGAATAGATTGAAGGAAACAGGGAGTATGTATAGCTTGACACGAAATAGAATCCGACTACACTGGAAATCGACTGCAGCTTGCTGAATACCTCATATGAGATCGATGGGAAATATTCAAAAAGCAGCTTCTCGCTGTGTGTCATCATGTAGAGGGCGATCGTGAAGCAATACATCGCCAGCTGCAGCGAAGAGTTGTCCTCTTTACGCTGGAAGCCCTGTCCGAGAAAGTAGAGCCCGATAAAAGCAAAACCTGCTATCAGCACAATATCATAGGTACTGTTCCGCTTGTCTAAGGTTCCAATGGAAGAGGGAGTACCGATCCGGATGGATTCAGGGATTCCCCCATTAGTATAGGTGAAGTTTGCGGTATGAATCAGAATCTCCGCCTGATGAGTATTGTTGGTGCTGAAGGCAAGAAAGTACGGGTTATTACGCGGTTCAGTACTTTGACTGGATGTCCCTGGTGTTCCGCTTGCTCCAAGAGAATTGCCGTTCACAAACACCGTGCTGGCAAAGCGGATACTGGTTACCTTGAGAGCAAAGGCGTGGATATCCGGCGGGAGCTGGACCAGCAGACGGTAAGTCGCGTAGCCGTAACGGGAGAACCCGGTAGCCTCGGAACGCGGGGTCCAGATTCCTGGTACACTCAAATAGGCTGGTGCTTCCGCAGTCCCTGAGATGTTCTCCTGCGGGTCCAGCAGCTGTTGCCAGTAGAACTCCCATTCTCCGTCCAGCGTGAAGATGGAAGAATCATCAAAGGTACAGGAGGATAAATCGATTTCCCCGGGCTGCTGAGTAGCGCAGGCGGACTGAGAACTGCCCAGCAGCGGCACCAGTGCGGCTGCGGCGAGCAGGCAGATGCAGATTAGGGCCAATGCTCTTTTAGCCAGCAGACTATAATCAAATGGTTTCATGAATACCTCACTTCTGGCTGACTGTATCACTTAGAAATTCACTTTATCATATCTCCGGCAGCTTGCACTTGTCTAGTCTGCAGGCATTTTAGCGTCAGGCGGGGAGAAGTATTGTATAATTGAAGCTCATTGCTATGTATAACGACAACTATTACAGACTGTATGAGGAGCGCTGAAGAAATGTTCTATATAGAAATTATGTCATGGCTGACTGAGGAGCGCCTGTTGCAGCTGCTGGAGCAATACCGCTCGTTCGGGCCGCTGCCCGGGGTGGGGCTTACCTTCTTGAAATCGTTCGTGCCCCCGCTGCCGACCATTGCGATTGTGGGGCTTAACGGGGCGGTGTACGGATTATGGCTGGGGTTCCTGTATTCCTGGATCGGTCTGGTCGCAGGCTGCACAGTCACCTTCCTGATTATCCGCAAAATTGCCGGACATCCCTACCTCACCAAATGGGCCAAGCGGCCCAAGGTAGCCAAAGCGATGACCTGGGTCCGCCAGAGCGGGTTCAGCTATGTGTTCCTGCTTAGTCTGTTTCCGGTGGGTCCGTTCGTGGTGATTAATATGGCGGCGGGGCTAGCCGCAATGCGGCTGCGTTCCTACCTGATTGCGCTGTGTGCCGGCAAAGCCATCATGGTATTTGCGGTATCCTACATCGGCAATGATGTGCAGCGGTTCATCCGTCATCCGGCGGAGATCCTCTATGTGCTGCTGTTTATCGGAGCTTCTCTGTGGGGGGTTAAAGCGATTGAAGCCAGGTTTGCCCGGCTGGCGCGGGAGCGGGAGCTGCGCAGCCAAGCCCCGCTACAGCACAAATAATTCACGAATCTCCTCCTGTGTTGCGCCTCTCTCTCCGGTATGAATCCAGCTGTTGGTGACCGCATTGTAGTGGTAATCCTGGCTCCATTCAGCAATATTGCTGACGATAGACTGTACGGCAAAAATCATATGCTCCACCTCGCGCCCGGTCATAATCGGGTGTAGGGACAGGCGGACCCAGCCCGGCTTCAGCGACTGGTCCCCGGCGTGGATCGCCTGGATGAATGCCTGGGACTTCGCAGGGTTCAGCCCGAGCAGCTGGTGGCCGTACGGACCGGCACAGGAGCAGCCGCCGCGTGCCTGAATGCCGAAGCGGTCATTGAGCAGCCTTACCGCGAGATTGTAATGAATCTCCTTCAGCGTGAAGGAGACAATGCCATGCCGCTTACGGTGCGTGCCCTCCAGCACAGAGCAGCCGGGAATCTGCTCCAGCCCTGAGAGCAGCCTCCGGCATAGCTCCTGTTCGCGGATGATCATATATTGTCCGGTTCCGTTCATCTGCTCCTTCAGCTTCACGCAGAGGGCGGTGCGGATCGCCTGGAGGAAGCCGGGGGTGCCCCCGTCCTCGCGCACCTCAACATCATCAATGTAGCGGCGTCCGCCCCAGCGGTTCACCCATACCACGGTGCCGCCGCCGGGCTCATCCGGCAGCCGGCTGGTGCTAAGCGCGGTGTCGAACAGCAGCACGCCGCCGGTTCCCGGGCCGCCGAGGAATTTATGCGGTGAGAAGAAGATGGCATCCAGCTTCTCCAGCGGGGCTGCCGGATGCATATTGATCTCCTGATAAGGGGCACTGGCTGCGAAATCGACGAAGCATACCCCTCCATACTGGTGCATGAGCGTAGCAAGCTGGTGATATGGGGTCTCTATGCCGGTGACATTGGAGCAGGCGGTGAAGGACCCGATCTTGAAGCGGCGGTTCCGGTAGACCTGCAGCAGCTCCCCGAGCCGCTGTAGGTCTACTTCTCCGCCCGGCCCGGAGGGGACGGTAACCACATCGCCGAAGCTCTCCTGCCAGGGCAGCAGATTGGAATGATGCTCCATATGGCTGACGAAGATGACCGGGCGATCCTCCGGTGTGCAGAGGTACTCCTGCTTCAGCCATTCCGGCAGCT
The sequence above is a segment of the Paenibacillus sp. FSL R7-0204 genome. Coding sequences within it:
- the preA gene encoding NAD-dependent dihydropyrimidine dehydrogenase subunit PreA produces the protein MADLSIDFAGIKSPNPFWLASAPPTNTGYQVQRAFEAGWGGAVWKTLGEPVINTSARFAAVHFGGQRVAGFNNIELITDRPLEVNLKEIYETKRRFPHHTIIASLMVEPKREKWHEIVKRVEAIGVDGLELNFGCPHGMAERGMGAASGQQPDLVQAQTAWVKEVATTPVIVKLTPNITDITVVARHAVKGGADAISLINTINSLAGVDIHSWNTIPNVGGQGAHGGYCGPAVKPIALSMVAECARDREVGVPISGIGGISTWQDVVEFMLMGSTGIQVCTAVMHHGFRIVEEMIDGLNHYLDEKGLASVTELIGKSVPKYSNWGDLDLNYQVVARINEENCINCNKCHIACEDASHQCIDMLTNAEGKAILQVREEDCVGCNLCSIVCPADRAIDMIALDNGAAPMSWNQRSRIISGVNGAYSEAEAG
- the hydA gene encoding dihydropyrimidinase, whose product is MKKIIKHGMIVTAADTYTGDVLIEDGIISGIGLNLEAPGAEIIDASGCYVFPGGIDPHTHLDMPFGGTVTADDFETGTIAAAYGGTTTVIDFCLTTKGQPLQQAVDTWHHKSQDKAVIDYSFHLMVSELNDKVLSELPQIIEQEGITSLKVFMAYKNTFQADDGVLYKTLQAAKREGALVMVHAENGDVIEYLVDQALAAGNTDPLYHALTRPPELEGEATGRAAYLTGLTDSQLYVVHVTCAEAAWKIAEARKKGLRVYGETCPQYLVLDQSALAKPDFEGAKYVWSPPLREQWNQEVLWDALWSGTLQTIGSDQCSFNFKGQKELGRGDFSKIPNGGPTIEDRFSVLYSEGVQKGRITLNKFVDIIATSSAKLFGLFPQKGTIAVGSDADIVIFDPAVERTLSAETHHMNVDYNPFEGLMVKGEPVSVLSRGEFVIRDKVFVGAAGQGKYLHRKRFEAEAPHPAQTEISGGVV
- a CDS encoding cohesin domain-containing protein; translated protein: MNKRNRFKRAIRGMKVLPLMMSMIREAAVDNTAPVMSVEVTTDKEAYNPGDEVTVLVHLKDFAPNDRGYSYLNFIIQYDSQVFDNLEYTQDSVYAEGNYTAGSEVDDLFQFNFQSPVDGSIYLGKNTNMRGIDIQVEARSGQQAIPAVDQTLVTFKLRVKELTLASSATISLANEFTRIRTSEAANSIYLYSPDVTANAPARIEITQSPSVSVFSALESVNRLT
- a CDS encoding YrpD family protein, with the protein product MNFKNAAMSVIIMSSLLFSSSVGAESANLLEVANDPANGVKILNEIGISQNVVDQFISEAASEVQKEKLIKSLKRFATASFSEQVYDYISVAEDGYYFYEEDVNHEKKAFFIPVDHSELNISTSGTIAAPSQVVKESGENAYTYIGFMAGANSADMGLMYDDSVGIGNAEKGWKPAIQINGSTTNASFEAPYNQVQSANAYMAGSQVTFYAWYNNNKKIRLKIDGTAICGDIGCSSSADKPLTTIVVSNTDYNIQSSSFQKWKLLSVVTGDEDGRNKSEFTNIKVDGVPVPSIWNIRELAISLKILR
- a CDS encoding WG repeat-containing protein gives rise to the protein MSKSIKVLFSFFLVIFFIAMVSKESAFAKNGIRVILYGNPIQEKHSPIMKNNTVLVPFKGIFEKLGFNVSYDSASKTISVQKTGTTIKLVINQNTAWINDTPTILQVAPQIIDGATFVPLRFIGEASGLEVKWYGDSQIVSLYSKQNLFPVSRGGKFGYIDTEGKIVIDYQTKFTDAYAFNEGLAIVYSNAKFDGFINQQGNKVIPKGNYYDAKEFSEGLAAYRTLKTATDFAVSNYGYMDLTGTSVIKPQFKKANNFSEGLAAVQVGSGYGYINSSGKIVIKAQYNSAEDFSEGAALVTINGISHYIDKKGKFLFNSSYKNGESFSEGLAAVKAGANYGFINKKGKLEIPAIYEEVHSFSEGLAAVKINGKSGYIDNKGKLLIPNQFDAASDFHEGLAVAESGGKTGFINKTGAWVIQPTLDWAGRFSKGLSYAYSVDGEVYINKNGQIVWRRSQP
- a CDS encoding DsbA family protein, which produces MNKINFRSKSLYATISIFSILVIFLVLIVVYNSNSPEISALEKMPNYTEIKGKYNAEGLKYEKQPRMGNANAKVKIIEFADFKCPACKKWKEANWDSLKKEFLDTGKAEIYFVNYAFIDRDSILAASAGEAIAKQNNEKFWEYYEKLYDHQGDETEIWATPGFLLDFVKNNIDGIDYKLFEEDFKGHKYMLDVKEDYKTAGHYGINGTPQFMVNGKLLPDASYQGLSSAIENELSSK
- a CDS encoding response regulator, which codes for MSISVMVIDDEWPALEQMKELLLQCEGISSVLTYDNPREALAAAAELKPDVLFLDIQMPELSGLAFAEKLLPFSPGTDIVFVTAYRNYAVEAFELSAMDYLLKPVAPSRLLKTWNKLLSKRLSPAAAEAAGATGAAGAAGMTTAFRLLGDYKLTSPQGLVKWRTHKAQELFAYLWIHRQGSVSVILNDVFPQWNYEKGKQYLHTTVYQIRKTLKKAALEDRIELTFGRENYRLESRGIEGDIEKFQEAAALAMQNSQLEELQKACALYTGDLLQSLDSLWVYSARDKYRRLYLKLLEQLTLGLVQAARPHEAEDYAVRLTELEPLEESYALRLIAIYYETDKPLRAQRKFTQFSESYIAETGDALPDWFVEAYRRLGR